ACGACAAGTGGGAGCACGTGGCGGCGATCGTGTCGACGGTGCCGCACCTGGGCCCCCAGGCGCCGGTGCGCACCGAGGCCGGCAACCTCCTCGCCCTGGAGGCAGCCCCGTCGCTCGGCGAGGTGTTCGCCGACCAGGGCTGGACCCGGCGCAGCGACCGCACGCACTGGGTGCTCACGACCTGGCTCCCGTACGGCACCGGCCCCAACGGAGAGCCCGACCGGGGCGAGCCGTCGTTGTGGCAGAACTCGCCGCTGCTCCCACAACCACACGACAGCGACGGGGTATGCGTCCCGAGCCGCGGCGAGAACCATGAGACCGCCCCCGACGACTGCACCGCCAACTGCGGCGACGGCCGATGGGACGACGGCGAAGACAACCGCCGTTGCCCCAGCGACGTCCCCGCGTTCTGAGGGAGAGCGATCATGGGTCCACATCTGCGGTCGACATGCGTGGTCGTTGCTGTCGTGTCCTTGTCTGCGACCGCCGTCCCGGCGTGGGCGCTGGTCGGGTCAGCGACGCCTCGCTCGGGTGGCGACCACGCGCTGGCGCAGGTGGGCTTGGTTCTGCAGGGTGGGGAGGCGGATGCCGCCGGGTTCGCCGTCGCCGCTGGTGATCTCGACGGCGATGGTGTGGACGACGTGGCAGTTGCCGCGCCGTGCCACGCCGCGGGGGGCCCCGGTTCCGGCGCCGTCCACGTGGTCTACGGGCCGGTCGAGGGCGATCGCCTGCTCGCGGATGCCGACGCGACCCTCATCGGCGACGAGGACGGTGACTTCCTCGGCGAGGGTCTGGACGTCGTGGATCTCGACGGCGACGGTGACGACGAGCTGCTCATCGGCGCGCCGGGCCCGTTCGTCGGGGCCGGGCCGCTGGCTGCCGGGTGCTTCGAAACGCCGGTGCAGCCTGGTCGCAACCGACCGGGACAGGCCTACGTCGTGGACGGAGGCTCACGACTGTCCGGCACGGTGGATGTCGGCTCGGCAGCGCGCGCCGTGATCACCGGCCTGACCCCGACCGACTTCGTCGGTATCTCCGTGGGTGGCGTCGGCGACGTCGACGGCGATGGCCATCAGGACCTGCTGGTCGGTGGCAACGGTCCTGGGGCCCCGCCGGTCGGTGGCGGCTCCGCCTACCTGTTCACCGGTCCGTTGGACGACGATCGGCACGTCGCCGAGGCACGGGCGCAGCTGTTCGGTGAGCGGCCGGCCGACCTCGCCGGCGCCCGGGTCGACGGCGCCGACGTTGACGGCGATGGCCGATCGGATCTGCTGATCGCGGCCCCGGGCAACGCCGTGCCGCCCGCGAACCCCGGCCGCGTCCACCTCTACTACCAGCCGCCATCCGGGGCGCACAGCCTCGCGACGTCGGACGCGATTCTCGAGGGCACGACCGCAGACGACTTCACCGGGCAGGGACTGGCCGTCGGCGACCTGCTGGACGGTCCCGCCGCCGATGTGGCGATCGGCGCGCCTGGCGTCGACGCCGTCCACCTGATCGCAGGCGGCGAACGTCTCGTGGGTGCCGTCGGTTTGGCGGACGTCAGCAGCGTCCGTCTCGAAAGGGCGGACGGGCAGCAGTTCGGGCGCGCCCTCGCGATCGCCGACCTGGGTGGCGGTTCGAGAGCGGCGCTCGTGGTCGGCCACCCTGCCAGCGCCATCGCCGACGACGGCGGTGGCATCACGGTGGTCGATGCACCCCGCGGGCAACAGCGATGGGCCGATGCGACCCGGTCGTACACCGGCGAGCAAGGCGACGACGCCGGGTTCTCGCTCGCCACAGCTGACGTCGACGGCGACGGGGTCGATGACATCATCGTCGGCGCGCCCAACGTGAGCGGCGCCTACGCCGGCAAGGCGTACGTCGTGCCCGGCGGCGCAGCACAACCCGCGGCCGATCGAGGTGGCCACGACGCCACGGATGCTCCGCCAGCGCACGCAGCGGGTCCAGACGGGGTTCGGGCGGCGCTGCCGGTCACGGGCGCTCCACCCTCCTTCACCGGCGCGTTGTTGGTCGCCACATCGATCGCGCTCCGCGGACTGCAGACTCGTCCACGCCGTCGCCTAGCGTCCCGGCCTCGGGGCCATCCGACGAAGCGCCGTGCCGTGTTCGTCGTCTTGGCACTGGCCCTGCCGGTGCTCACCGGTGCCGTCCTAGACCAGCCTTCTCCGGATCGCCTCGGCCGCTCGTTCGATACCCCTCCCTGCACCGAGCCCGATCCTTGCGACTACGTCTGGGAAGGCGCCAGCCTGGCACCGTTCGAGCTCGCGTACGTCGAGGAGGTGGAGGTCCGAAGCCACGATGGCACGATGCTCCACGGGTGGCTCGCCTTCCCAGACCTCCCCGATGGCGTCACCGATGCGCCGGTCGCGCTGCACTCCTCGCCGTACCTGGGTGCGTGCCCGGTGGTCCCTTGTCCGGGTCCCGGCTCTGAGGAGTTCTGGGCTGACGAGCCGGGACCGGGCCCGACGCGGACGTGGGGCGTCGCCCCGATCGAGCTGGTTCGTCAGGGCTACGTGGCGGCGTTCTTCGACGTCCGGGGCACCGGCGGTTCCGGCGGCTGCTTCGACTTCTTCTCGCCTGAACTCCAACGCGACCAGGAGGCCCTCGTCGACTGGTTGGCGTCCCCGTCCCAAGGTTGGTCCAACGGCCGCGTGGGGATGGGGGGCAACTCCGCCCCCGCGTTCACCGCGCTCGCCGGCGCCGTGCAGGCTCCAGATGGCCTAAAGGCCATCGCTGTCGCAGGGGTCGTCACCCACCTGTACACCAACCGCTTCACCCCGCAGGGGGCCATCCAGAATTTCCGCGGCTACCTCGCGCTCGGCCCGATGTTGGCCGCGGCGACGCTGCCGCCACACCTCGGGAACGGCCACGAGGCGCTTGACGAGTTCGGACACCTGCCCGCCCGGCTCTGCCCGGAGGAGGGCCCACACTCCATCACCGGGGACCCCACCGACGGCTTCCGCGACGACCGAGATGAGACCTACTACGAAGAACGGAACCTGCTGCCTCGGCTGGGTGACATCACCGCGGCGACGCTGCTGGCCCACGGCTTCGACGACTTCGGTAGCCAGTACGAGGACTCGCTCGTGTCGGCGCTGGTCGACGCGCCGCTGTGGCAGATCACCGGCCAGTGGGCCCACGGGCCCCCGTTCGCCGAGGAGCCGGCACTGACACCGGAGTGGATCCGCGACAACTGGCGGACGACCCTCTTCGGCTGGCTCGGCTACTGGTTGCAGGGTGTCGGTGACGTCCCGCCGGACCGGGTCGACTATCAGGACGGCACGGGCCGGTGGCACCGCAGCGGCACCTGGCCGCCTGCGAACGCTCGCGAGGAGGTCCTCTACCTCGCCGGCGATCGGGTCGGTGGCACGGCCGGCGATGGGGACCGCACCTTCGTGGCGACCGCCCATCCCGGCAACGACTACCGGTCCGCGCAGGACGGTGGCGTCCCCGCCTACTGGTGGTCGGCAACGTGCAGGCAGCGACTCAGCGACGCGCTGGGCGAGTTCGGTGTGGCCTACGTCGGTGAGCCGCTCACGGACGGTGTACTCGTCGCTGGGAACCCCTTCGCGTACCTCCGGCTGTCCTCCACGCAGGAAGGGGGCATCGTCGGCGTGACCGTCGCACGACTCCCGGCGGGGAGCACCTGCGAGGACCCGGCCGCGGAGCTGGTCCCGTTGACCAGCGGCTCGGCGGATCTGCGCTTCCACACGGGCAGCTACCAGGGCACTGCCTTCCCGACCGGTCCGGACGCGCGGACGCACGTCCGCGTGGACCTGATCGACATCGCCGAGCAACTGCACCCGGGAGACCGTCTGGTCGTGCTGCTGCACGGCTCCGAGGACCCCGTTCTGGGCTACTACCAGCCCAGCCCCTACTCGCCGCGGATCACCGTGCACGCCGACGGTGGAGCGACGGCGAGCCACGTCGTGCTGCCACTGGCCAACGGCACCCTGCGCGGCGACCGCCCCAGCCTGCGCTACCCGCCCCGCCCCTTCGATCCGACCCCGCACGGCCGCGACGGTGACTGACTCCTCGGACGTCCACGGCGTCGGCCGGCTGAGCCAACCGCGACGGTCGCGATCGCCGCGTTGCTCCGGGTGGAGAGTTCCCGCGTACAGAGGATGAGGTTCCGCGCGCTCCCGGCGTTCCGGCCTCTGGGTGTCGTGTTGGAGCGCACCGTGATGAAGCGGCAGATGGAACGCGACTTCGAACACATGATCCTGCTCAACTACAAACAGATCATCGAGATCGAACGACGCGCCGGTGCCTAGCCGAACTCTGGACGCCAGCGACTGGCGCCGGGGCGCGAACAGCGCATGACGATCGTTGTGACGCCGACCGCCAGGTCGGCCGATCAGACGCCTGCGGTGATCTTGTCCACGATGCGGCCGGCGTCCTCACTGACGCCCAACAGGATCCCCGACTTGCGCTTGCTCAGCCAGGGGAACCCCACGAAGTACAGGCCATCCACCCGTGACACTCCCGCGTCGTGGATCGGGAGCCCTCGCTCGCCGAGCACGTCGTCACGGATCCAGGAGAAGTTGCCCGCGAAGCCCACGCACCAGATCACGGACGACACGCCTGCGGCCTCGAGGTCGAACCGCTCCAGCTCATCGGAGCCACGCAGGTCTGGCATCGGCGGCTCGTAGGGGTCGGGCTCGGGTTCGGGAGCGACGATGTCGTTGGCGTCGATGTAGGTGTCGATGGCAGCCTTGAACTCCGCACACTTGTCGTCCGCGAACCGCACGCATTCGTCGACGTTGGGCCGCAGGTGCCACACGACGCCCTCGATCCGCTCGACGCGCCCGAGCAAGGACGCGCCATCGCGGGCGAGCGATTGCAGGCTGATGGTGTGGCCTCCTTCGGTGCCCGACACCTGGGGCTGGGCGGCGTACTGGGCCGATGGGTCCGGGAGATCCCCGACCATCACGTCGAAGAACCCCATGGCGTGCCGCCAGTCGACGATGTCGCGACCTCGGTAGCGCCGGGGATGCGGGCGACCTTGCTGACACAGAGGTGAACGGTGCGTCCGGCTTTAGGCAGATCCTCGACGATCTGACATCCGGACTGTCCGCTGCCAACTACCACCACCGCGCCCGGGGCCAGCGCCCCGGCGTTCCGGTACGTGGCCGCTGTCAGGCTGGCGATCCTCTCGTCGAGGTCGGCAGCCACCGCGGGCAGGCGCGGTGTGCTCATGCTCCCCGAACACACGACGACGTTGCGCGCCTGCACCTGTCCGCCAGACGTGTCCACAAGGAAGTCGCCATCCAGCAGCCGTTCGACCGAGTTGACCTTGGTGTGTTCGCGGATTGGCAAGGCGTTCGAGCTGACGTACAACCAGCGCTGCCGGCGATCTTCTCCGGACCTACAGCGACGGGTCTACCGTCGTCTTCGGCGTTGTCACGACAGCCCTGAGAAGGCTCCCGTCAGGCTTCATCCATCGGGCGGTATCGGACTCGATACCGATCCTTCTCGATCACGAGCACCGTGCTCTCGGAGAGCTCACGCGCTCTGATCGAGCGGGATGATCCGCTGGTCAACGTTGGCCGCGGCGAAGCGCAGGGCTTCGCGGATGTCGTCCTCGACGAGCTGGGGGCGGTCCTCGAGGATGGTCTCGACCGTGGTCCCGGCCGCGATCATCCGCACGAGCATGGCCACCGCACGGCGGGGTCGGTGAGCGCATGTTCATCTCCCGCCGCACGGTCGAGACCCACATCGCCAACGTCTTCGCCAAGCTCGACGTGTCCAACCGACGCGAGCTCGAAGCGGCCTACGCCGAACGCGAAGCCTCCATGGCGCGATCCGGCTGACCTCACACGCACCTCGCACATATCCGTAGCGCTACGGATGTCTCGTACGTGCCACCTGCCACGCTCCTGAGGGTGCTCGACCGACCACCAGGAGGATGGGCATGGGTAGCCGGCTGTTCGGCACGTTGACCATCACCGCGACCGTCCTGTTGGCGACCGTGCCCTCCGCGACGGGGAGCGCGCAGGACGGGGGAGGCAGCGCCTTCCCGGAGGTCGTCGACGTCCGGCTGATCTCGGGCCCGAACCCGCTGGACCCGACGTGCGGGGACCCCGACGGGTCACCCATCATGGACTCGGAGGTCGAGGTCCATCTGGCCGTCGATCCGAACGACCCCGACCATCTCCTCGCGTCCTGGCAGCAGGACCGCTACCGGTCGGGTGGGGGCGCCCGGAGCAACGTCGTGGCGGTGAGCCGTGACGGCGGCGCCACCTGGGAGACGCCGATCACCGTGAGCGGCATCTCGAACTGCACGGACGAGAGCTCCCCGTACGACCGCGCCACCGACCCCTGGGGGGCCATCGGCCCGGACGGGACCGCCTTCCTCTCGACGCTCGCGTTCACCAACGACACGGAGGTCGACCCCGACGACGCCGTGTTCGTGAGCACGTCGCCGGACGGGGGCGCGACCTGGCACTCCGGCCCGTCCACGCTCGAAGCCGGGGAGCACTTCCTCGAGAAGCCGGTCATCACGGCCCACCCCGCCCGCTCCGGCAGGCTCTACGCCGTGTGGGCACGGGAGGAGGAGGAGCCCCTCACCGAGCAGGTGATCGACGATCAGATGCGTTTCGCGATGTCCCGTGACGGCGGGAGGACCTGGACCAGCGCGGTGACCATCCCCCCCGACGATCCCGTCCAGTGGGAGTGGCCCAACGACATCGCGGTCATCCCCCAGCACGACGGCGGCACGCGGCTCGTGGTCGTGTTCATGGTCTGGGACAAGCTCCACCGGGAACGCGGGACGCCGGGCACCCACCGACTGTTCTCGATCAGCTCCGACGACTCCGACGACTCCGGAGCTTCGTGGTCGGCGCCGTCGCCGATCGCGACGTACGCCAAGAGCGCCTTCCGCGGGGACCGGGACGAGGTCGTCTCGTTCGCGGACAC
The DNA window shown above is from Actinomycetota bacterium and carries:
- a CDS encoding CocE/NonD family hydrolase translates to MGPHLRSTCVVVAVVSLSATAVPAWALVGSATPRSGGDHALAQVGLVLQGGEADAAGFAVAAGDLDGDGVDDVAVAAPCHAAGGPGSGAVHVVYGPVEGDRLLADADATLIGDEDGDFLGEGLDVVDLDGDGDDELLIGAPGPFVGAGPLAAGCFETPVQPGRNRPGQAYVVDGGSRLSGTVDVGSAARAVITGLTPTDFVGISVGGVGDVDGDGHQDLLVGGNGPGAPPVGGGSAYLFTGPLDDDRHVAEARAQLFGERPADLAGARVDGADVDGDGRSDLLIAAPGNAVPPANPGRVHLYYQPPSGAHSLATSDAILEGTTADDFTGQGLAVGDLLDGPAADVAIGAPGVDAVHLIAGGERLVGAVGLADVSSVRLERADGQQFGRALAIADLGGGSRAALVVGHPASAIADDGGGITVVDAPRGQQRWADATRSYTGEQGDDAGFSLATADVDGDGVDDIIVGAPNVSGAYAGKAYVVPGGAAQPAADRGGHDATDAPPAHAAGPDGVRAALPVTGAPPSFTGALLVATSIALRGLQTRPRRRLASRPRGHPTKRRAVFVVLALALPVLTGAVLDQPSPDRLGRSFDTPPCTEPDPCDYVWEGASLAPFELAYVEEVEVRSHDGTMLHGWLAFPDLPDGVTDAPVALHSSPYLGACPVVPCPGPGSEEFWADEPGPGPTRTWGVAPIELVRQGYVAAFFDVRGTGGSGGCFDFFSPELQRDQEALVDWLASPSQGWSNGRVGMGGNSAPAFTALAGAVQAPDGLKAIAVAGVVTHLYTNRFTPQGAIQNFRGYLALGPMLAAATLPPHLGNGHEALDEFGHLPARLCPEEGPHSITGDPTDGFRDDRDETYYEERNLLPRLGDITAATLLAHGFDDFGSQYEDSLVSALVDAPLWQITGQWAHGPPFAEEPALTPEWIRDNWRTTLFGWLGYWLQGVGDVPPDRVDYQDGTGRWHRSGTWPPANAREEVLYLAGDRVGGTAGDGDRTFVATAHPGNDYRSAQDGGVPAYWWSATCRQRLSDALGEFGVAYVGEPLTDGVLVAGNPFAYLRLSSTQEGGIVGVTVARLPAGSTCEDPAAELVPLTSGSADLRFHTGSYQGTAFPTGPDARTHVRVDLIDIAEQLHPGDRLVVLLHGSEDPVLGYYQPSPYSPRITVHADGGATASHVVLPLANGTLRGDRPSLRYPPRPFDPTPHGRDGD
- a CDS encoding NAD(P)-binding domain-containing protein produces the protein MYVSSNALPIREHTKVNSVERLLDGDFLVDTSGGQVQARNVVVCSGSMSTPRLPAVAADLDERIASLTAATYRNAGALAPGAVVVVGSGQSGCQIVEDLPKAGRTVHLCVSKVARIPGATEVATSSTGGTPWGSST
- a CDS encoding DUF433 domain-containing protein; its protein translation is MLVRMIAAGTTVETILEDRPQLVEDDIREALRFAAANVDQRIIPLDQSA
- a CDS encoding LuxR C-terminal-related transcriptional regulator, translating into MFISRRTVETHIANVFAKLDVSNRRELEAAYAEREASMARSG
- a CDS encoding glycoside hydrolase, which codes for MGSRLFGTLTITATVLLATVPSATGSAQDGGGSAFPEVVDVRLISGPNPLDPTCGDPDGSPIMDSEVEVHLAVDPNDPDHLLASWQQDRYRSGGGARSNVVAVSRDGGATWETPITVSGISNCTDESSPYDRATDPWGAIGPDGTAFLSTLAFTNDTEVDPDDAVFVSTSPDGGATWHSGPSTLEAGEHFLEKPVITAHPARSGRLYAVWAREEEEPLTEQVIDDQMRFAMSRDGGRTWTSAVTIPPDDPVQWEWPNDIAVIPQHDGGTRLVVVFMVWDKLHRERGTPGTHRLFSISSDDSDDSGASWSAPSPIATYAKSAFRGDRDEVVSFADTNPDVAVAPDGTMYVAWSQDTPVGAAPGGTEIRIARSDDQGATWTAPTTVASIANVAVLPAIAVAGDGTVGVSWYDVRRDVPGDEELTTDVWFAASSDRGVSWREIHLAGPFDLRRAPRDRDGSRYFLGDYAGLVGFPYGFGALFSVAPPVAEHGPADVAFAPISLPHAGTVKITGSGAVPGEDPGGTATFDLSVQSDGEGALKGHVAFDDPSAEVRIEATALTSVVLQRTADGMRCTVRGQARVTRDGAVTTEPFTLWCLDGGTGPRGDDLRLDAQSYAGGGALDDGNVTVHG